A region of Streptomyces deccanensis DNA encodes the following proteins:
- a CDS encoding pectate lyase family protein — translation MASASPRPSHRRSLRKRRTLVVSAAAVAAAVGAGVLVMNANASPTDLYHQVLPAKDGWAASGSGTTGGAKADAAHTFTVSTRAQLVKALGSATDTTPRIIKIKGTIDANTNDSGKKLTCADYAAGTGYSLSAYLKAFDPAKYGKKVPSGTQETARKAAQDKQKKNIVLRVPSNTTIVGVPGTKAGILGGSVLVQNVKNVIIRNLTFADTQDCFPQWDPTDGSAGEWNSNYDSVTLRGATNVWADHNTFTDAPTFDKTEATHFGRKYQVHDGALDITNGSDLVTVERNQFLNHDKTMLIGSSDTDSTGKLRVTIHHNLWKGIVQRAPLARIGQIHLYNNVYDTATVNGYAPKYSIDSRAKAQVVAERNVWKIPADAKVAKLLSGDGTGSLAGTGNIVNGKATDIVAAYNAASSKKLKTTVNWTPALTAGLQTTVTNLLTDLTGTTGAGTLS, via the coding sequence GTGGCCTCTGCCTCCCCGCGCCCGTCCCACCGCCGGTCCCTCCGCAAGCGGCGCACCCTCGTGGTCTCCGCCGCAGCCGTGGCCGCCGCGGTCGGCGCCGGCGTCCTCGTGATGAACGCCAACGCCAGCCCCACCGACCTGTACCACCAGGTGCTGCCCGCCAAGGACGGCTGGGCGGCGTCCGGCTCCGGCACGACCGGCGGCGCGAAGGCCGACGCGGCGCACACCTTCACGGTGTCGACGCGGGCGCAACTGGTGAAGGCGCTCGGCTCCGCCACCGACACCACGCCCCGCATCATCAAGATCAAGGGCACGATCGACGCCAACACCAACGACTCCGGCAAGAAGCTGACCTGCGCGGACTACGCCGCCGGCACCGGCTACTCGCTCTCCGCGTACCTCAAGGCGTTCGACCCCGCGAAGTACGGCAAGAAGGTCCCGTCGGGCACCCAGGAGACCGCCCGCAAGGCCGCTCAGGACAAGCAGAAGAAGAACATCGTCCTCCGGGTGCCGTCCAACACCACCATCGTGGGCGTCCCCGGCACCAAGGCCGGCATCCTCGGCGGCAGCGTCCTGGTCCAGAACGTCAAGAACGTCATCATCCGCAACCTGACCTTCGCGGACACCCAGGACTGCTTCCCGCAGTGGGACCCGACCGACGGCTCGGCCGGCGAGTGGAACTCCAACTACGACTCCGTCACGCTGCGCGGCGCGACCAACGTCTGGGCGGACCACAACACGTTCACCGACGCGCCGACCTTCGACAAGACCGAGGCGACCCACTTCGGCCGCAAGTACCAGGTGCACGACGGCGCGTTGGACATCACCAACGGCTCCGACCTGGTGACCGTCGAGCGCAACCAGTTCCTCAACCACGACAAGACGATGCTGATCGGCTCCAGCGACACCGACAGCACGGGCAAGCTGCGCGTGACGATCCACCACAACCTGTGGAAGGGCATCGTGCAGCGGGCGCCCCTGGCCCGCATCGGCCAGATCCACCTCTACAACAACGTGTACGACACCGCCACGGTCAACGGCTACGCGCCCAAGTACAGCATCGACTCGCGCGCCAAGGCCCAGGTCGTCGCCGAGCGCAACGTCTGGAAGATTCCCGCCGACGCGAAGGTCGCCAAGCTGCTGAGCGGCGACGGCACGGGTTCGCTCGCGGGCACCGGCAACATCGTCAACGGCAAGGCCACGGACATCGTCGCCGCGTACAACGCCGCGAGCTCCAAGAAGCTGAAGACGACGGTCAACTGGACCCCGGCCCTCACCGCCGGCCTCCAGACCACGGTCACCAACCTGCTGACCGACCTGACCGGCACGACGGGCGCGGGCACGCTCTCCTGA
- a CDS encoding PH domain-containing protein — protein sequence MALFGNAHTVNPGKAQQDYGRLLGHGEQVHAAFLLIRDTILFTDRRLILIDKQGLTGKKVEYHSVPYRSITHFAVETAGHFDLDAELKIWLSGTHEPIEKTFTKGVDIYEVQAILTQFVAR from the coding sequence ATGGCACTGTTCGGAAACGCGCACACCGTCAATCCCGGCAAGGCCCAGCAGGACTACGGACGTCTGCTGGGTCACGGGGAGCAGGTCCACGCCGCGTTCCTGCTGATCCGCGACACCATCCTGTTCACCGACCGCCGGCTGATCCTGATCGACAAGCAGGGGCTCACCGGCAAGAAGGTCGAGTACCACTCCGTCCCGTACCGCAGCATCACGCACTTCGCGGTCGAGACGGCGGGCCACTTCGACCTCGACGCCGAACTGAAGATCTGGCTCTCCGGCACCCACGAACCCATCGAAAAAACCTTCACCAAGGGCGTGGACATCTACGAGGTCCAGGCGATCCTCACCCAGTTCGTGGCCCGGTAG
- the metG gene encoding methionine--tRNA ligase gives MARHLITSALPYINGIKHLGNMVGSMLPADVYSRYLRQRGHDVLYICATDEHGTPAELAAKEQGLPVDTFCAQAHDAQKAVYDGFALAFDYFGRSSSPQNVEITQHFARRLKENGFIEERAIRQVYSPTDGRFLPDRYVEGTCPHCGYDKARGDQCENCTRVLDPTDLIDPRSAISGSTDLEVRETKHLFLLQSKLQHEVEAWVAAHEEEWPHLSSSIARKWLNEGLHDRAITRDLDWGVPVPADTWPELAAEGKVFYVWFDAPIEYIGATKEWSDAAPDGETRDWKSWWYDADGGDHPVRYTQFMAKDNVPFHTVMFPATELGIREPWKKVDYVKSFNWLTYYGGKFSTSQKRGVFTDQALEILPADYWRYFLIANAPESDDSSFTWEHFTATVNKDLADTLGNFVNRVLSFSQKRFGEEVPAGSAPGEAEAKLGEQIAELLAEYEGHMESLQFRKAAAALRALWSAGNSYLEEKAPWLEIKTDQDGAALTLRTAMNLIHLYSVVSEPFIPASSAAMRAAFTLKDDTATWVTPDEARTLSSVPAGTPFTVPPVLFAKLTEDDLEAYKERFGGEPA, from the coding sequence ATGGCTCGACACCTCATCACCAGCGCCCTTCCGTACATCAACGGGATCAAGCACCTGGGCAACATGGTGGGGTCCATGCTCCCGGCGGACGTGTACTCCCGCTACCTGCGCCAGCGCGGTCACGACGTCCTCTACATCTGCGCGACGGACGAGCACGGCACCCCGGCCGAGCTGGCCGCGAAGGAGCAGGGCCTCCCGGTGGACACGTTCTGCGCCCAGGCGCACGACGCGCAGAAGGCCGTCTACGACGGCTTCGCCCTGGCCTTCGACTACTTCGGCCGCAGCTCCTCCCCGCAGAACGTGGAGATCACCCAGCACTTCGCCCGCCGCCTGAAGGAGAACGGCTTCATCGAGGAGCGGGCGATCCGCCAGGTGTACTCCCCGACCGACGGCCGTTTCCTCCCGGACCGCTACGTCGAGGGCACCTGCCCGCACTGCGGCTACGACAAGGCCCGCGGCGACCAGTGCGAGAACTGCACCCGCGTCCTGGACCCGACCGACCTGATCGACCCGCGCAGCGCCATCTCCGGCTCCACGGACCTGGAGGTCCGCGAGACCAAGCACCTCTTCCTCCTGCAGTCCAAGCTGCAGCACGAGGTCGAGGCGTGGGTCGCGGCGCACGAGGAGGAGTGGCCGCACCTGTCGTCCTCCATCGCCCGCAAGTGGCTGAACGAGGGCCTGCACGACCGCGCCATCACCCGTGACCTGGACTGGGGCGTCCCGGTCCCGGCCGACACCTGGCCCGAGCTGGCGGCCGAGGGCAAGGTCTTCTACGTCTGGTTCGACGCCCCGATCGAGTACATCGGCGCGACGAAGGAGTGGTCGGACGCCGCCCCGGACGGCGAGACCCGGGACTGGAAGTCCTGGTGGTACGACGCCGACGGCGGCGACCACCCCGTCCGGTACACGCAGTTCATGGCGAAGGACAACGTCCCCTTCCACACCGTGATGTTCCCGGCGACCGAGCTGGGCATCCGTGAGCCGTGGAAGAAGGTCGACTACGTCAAGTCCTTCAACTGGCTGACGTACTACGGCGGTAAGTTCTCGACCTCGCAGAAGCGCGGCGTCTTCACCGACCAGGCGCTGGAGATCCTCCCGGCGGACTACTGGCGGTACTTCCTCATCGCCAACGCCCCCGAGTCGGACGACTCGTCCTTCACCTGGGAGCACTTCACCGCCACGGTCAACAAGGACCTCGCCGACACCCTCGGCAACTTCGTCAACCGCGTGCTGTCCTTCTCGCAGAAGCGGTTCGGCGAGGAGGTCCCGGCGGGCAGCGCCCCCGGCGAGGCGGAGGCGAAGCTCGGCGAACAGATCGCCGAACTGCTCGCCGAGTACGAGGGCCACATGGAGTCCCTCCAGTTCCGCAAGGCGGCCGCGGCCCTGCGCGCGCTGTGGTCGGCGGGCAACTCCTACCTGGAGGAGAAGGCCCCCTGGCTGGAGATCAAGACCGACCAGGACGGCGCGGCCCTCACCCTGCGCACCGCGATGAACCTCATCCACCTCTACTCGGTGGTCTCCGAGCCGTTCATCCCGGCGTCCTCGGCCGCGATGCGCGCCGCGTTCACCCTCAAGGACGACACGGCGACCTGGGTCACGCCCGACGAGGCCAGGACCCTGTCCTCCGTCCCCGCCGGCACCCCCTTCACCGTCCCCCCGGTCCTCTTCGCCAAGCTGACGGAGGACGACCTGGAGGCCTACAAGGAGCGCTTCGGCGGCGAACCGGCGTAA
- a CDS encoding VWA domain-containing protein, which yields MGILSLLRNAFSRSRKGRDTVPSQEAERDSAPEDTSAAAAEGAAPQPVAAEPRVPAPATEPATSSVADELVSAAFDNVTVPKPRPSETPERTPEPTTEPKAEAEAGDGAEAEAEGRPKEEAPAAEPAAAAEEKTEVKAETSVAETEAKVETPVAEAEAETPVAEDEAKSPIAETEAPAEAEAEAKAEVETKAETPVGQAEPVAETEAPAEAAVGAADKAEATAAVEAADEVEAAAPVAEAEPETVVEPAPVADPEPTAAAEAEAEPTAAAEAEVPAEADAKAPADEKPATPVAEAAPEPVAEAEPEAATPEPEADAEPVAADTEPVATQDAEPEPEAAEVAADEPVAEAEPEPKAAAEAAPEPEASPEPEVTPAPEAVTEPEPTPDPAAAAEPEATSEPAATPEPEATPEPEATPEPEAASEPQATPEPTPEPTPEPVADEPSKAPDLVVVADEATPEATPETTPEAEAADGDGAPQVAPAADDESGTGGAGGKTDGAEGAAEAVPAAPIPGGLRTAYAAAQAVLAKQNLTPARAKVYLVLDRSASMRGYYKDGSAQALGEQTLALAAHLDPEQPPTVPVVFFSTELDGTGELTLDAFENKVDDLHAGLGRMGRTSYHVAVEEVLAQHQKAAPGTPALVVFQTDGAPDAKTPANQALADAAKNHPAVHFAFFAFGDPENKAFDYLRKLKTDNTSHFLAGETPRELTDAEVYEGILAGWRP from the coding sequence ATGGGCATTCTCTCTCTCCTGCGGAATGCGTTCAGCCGCTCACGCAAGGGGCGCGACACGGTTCCTTCGCAGGAGGCGGAGCGGGATTCCGCCCCGGAGGACACCTCCGCGGCGGCGGCCGAGGGGGCCGCGCCGCAGCCGGTCGCCGCCGAGCCGAGGGTCCCGGCCCCGGCGACGGAGCCCGCGACCTCCTCCGTCGCCGACGAGCTCGTCTCGGCGGCCTTCGACAACGTGACGGTCCCGAAACCGCGCCCCAGCGAGACCCCCGAGAGAACGCCGGAGCCGACGACCGAGCCGAAGGCTGAAGCTGAGGCTGGGGATGGGGCTGAGGCTGAAGCTGAGGGCAGGCCGAAGGAGGAGGCTCCGGCGGCGGAGCCGGCAGCGGCTGCCGAGGAGAAGACCGAGGTCAAGGCGGAGACGTCAGTCGCCGAAACCGAGGCGAAGGTCGAGACGCCGGTCGCCGAGGCTGAGGCTGAGACGCCCGTGGCCGAGGACGAGGCTAAGTCGCCCATCGCCGAGACCGAGGCCCCCGCCGAGGCCGAGGCCGAGGCCAAAGCCGAGGTGGAGACCAAGGCGGAGACGCCGGTGGGCCAGGCCGAGCCGGTCGCTGAGACCGAGGCGCCCGCCGAGGCCGCGGTTGGGGCCGCCGACAAGGCCGAGGCGACGGCGGCCGTCGAGGCTGCCGATGAGGTGGAGGCTGCTGCGCCGGTGGCCGAGGCCGAGCCGGAGACAGTCGTCGAGCCCGCGCCGGTCGCCGACCCTGAGCCCACCGCTGCCGCTGAGGCCGAGGCGGAACCCACCGCTGCCGCTGAGGCCGAGGTGCCAGCTGAGGCCGACGCGAAGGCCCCCGCCGACGAGAAGCCCGCCACGCCGGTCGCCGAAGCCGCGCCGGAGCCGGTGGCCGAGGCCGAGCCTGAGGCGGCGACCCCGGAGCCGGAGGCGGACGCCGAGCCCGTGGCTGCGGACACCGAGCCCGTGGCGACGCAGGACGCCGAGCCGGAGCCCGAGGCCGCCGAGGTGGCTGCCGATGAGCCCGTAGCGGAGGCCGAGCCGGAGCCGAAGGCTGCCGCTGAGGCCGCGCCGGAGCCCGAGGCGTCCCCGGAACCCGAGGTCACCCCGGCCCCGGAGGCTGTCACCGAGCCGGAACCCACCCCGGACCCGGCCGCCGCCGCCGAACCGGAAGCCACGTCTGAACCGGCCGCGACCCCGGAACCCGAAGCCACCCCGGAGCCCGAAGCCACCCCGGAGCCCGAGGCCGCCTCGGAGCCGCAGGCCACCCCCGAGCCGACCCCCGAGCCGACCCCCGAACCGGTCGCCGACGAACCCTCCAAGGCCCCGGATCTGGTCGTCGTGGCCGATGAAGCCACCCCCGAAGCCACCCCTGAAACCACCCCCGAAGCCGAAGCCGCCGACGGCGACGGTGCCCCACAGGTGGCACCCGCGGCCGACGACGAAAGCGGCACGGGTGGTGCGGGTGGGAAGACGGACGGGGCCGAAGGCGCAGCCGAGGCCGTACCCGCCGCCCCCATCCCCGGAGGGCTCCGCACCGCATACGCCGCCGCCCAAGCCGTACTCGCCAAGCAGAACCTCACCCCCGCCCGGGCCAAGGTCTACCTCGTCCTCGACAGGTCCGCCTCGATGCGCGGCTACTACAAGGACGGCTCCGCCCAGGCCCTCGGCGAGCAGACCCTCGCCCTCGCCGCCCACCTCGACCCCGAGCAGCCCCCCACCGTCCCCGTCGTCTTCTTCTCCACGGAACTGGACGGCACCGGCGAGCTCACCCTCGACGCGTTCGAGAACAAGGTCGACGACCTGCACGCCGGCCTCGGCCGCATGGGCCGTACCAGCTACCACGTGGCCGTCGAGGAGGTCCTCGCCCAGCACCAGAAGGCGGCACCCGGCACCCCCGCCCTCGTCGTCTTCCAGACCGACGGCGCCCCGGACGCCAAGACCCCGGCGAACCAGGCGCTCGCGGACGCCGCGAAGAACCACCCGGCCGTCCACTTCGCGTTCTTCGCGTTCGGCGACCCGGAGAACAAGGCCTTCGACTACCTCCGCAAGCTGAAGACGGACAACACGTCCCACTTCCTGGCGGGCGAGACCCCGCGCGAGCTGACGGACGCCGAGGTCTACGAGGGCATCCTGGCCGGCTGGCGCCCGTAA
- a CDS encoding PhoX family protein, whose protein sequence is MRKLLPMIGSHPGGRSALTCRFRCGDACFHEVPNTSTNEYVGDVIASALSRRSVMRAAAVVSVAGAAASAVSLGTARPAAAATSADAAGSAGAAGSKTRPKAARGLRYTSVAPNTADAVTVPDGYKQNVVIRWGEPILRGAPAFDPEKQTAKAQAGQFGYNCDFLALLPLPGERGRQLLVANHEYTDEVLMFRGYDAANPTRDQVEVAWAAHGLSAVVVEEDRRTGKLTAVPRHHLNRRVTATSEFRLTGPAAGSDLLKTSADPTGRKVFGTLNNCSGGTTPWGTTLHGEENFNQYFANSSRPTDKRYGIGTGATERKWERFDKRFDVAQEPNEPHRFGYVVEFDPYDPTSTPRKHTALGRFKHEAATIRLTADGRPVVYSGDDERFDYFYKFVSSKRMKKGSSRAVREHNLSLLDEGTLYVAKLTGDSPAIEIDGTGKLPADGEFDGSGEWIPLATATAKGAVSHVDGMTADEVFVFTRLAGDKVGATKMDRPEDIEPNPVTGKVYVALTNNSNRGVGSNPKADEANPRNANKHGQVLELTERWNRPESTKFAWLLFLVAGDPNDPATYFAGFPKDDVSPISCPDNVAFDRYGNLWISTDGAQLGSHDGLFGVATKGDRRGELKQFLTVPSGAETCGPIIQDRRVLVAVQHPGELDGATVENPKSTWPDGPGTYVRPAVVAVWRADGCDIGV, encoded by the coding sequence GTGCGCAAGCTGCTGCCCATGATCGGCTCGCATCCCGGCGGCCGTTCCGCCCTGACCTGTCGCTTCCGCTGTGGCGACGCCTGCTTCCACGAGGTGCCGAACACCAGCACCAACGAGTACGTGGGCGACGTCATCGCGAGCGCGCTCAGCCGTCGCTCGGTGATGCGGGCCGCCGCGGTCGTCTCCGTGGCGGGCGCGGCCGCTTCGGCCGTCTCGCTCGGCACCGCCCGGCCCGCCGCCGCGGCCACGTCGGCGGACGCCGCGGGGTCGGCCGGAGCCGCCGGGTCCAAGACCCGGCCCAAGGCCGCCCGCGGTCTGCGCTACACGTCCGTCGCGCCGAACACCGCCGACGCCGTGACCGTCCCCGACGGGTACAAGCAGAACGTCGTCATCCGCTGGGGCGAGCCCATCCTGCGCGGCGCCCCCGCCTTCGACCCGGAGAAGCAGACGGCCAAGGCCCAGGCCGGCCAGTTCGGGTACAACTGCGACTTCCTCGCCCTGCTCCCCCTCCCGGGTGAGCGCGGCCGACAGCTGCTCGTCGCGAACCACGAGTACACCGACGAGGTGCTCATGTTCCGCGGCTACGACGCCGCCAACCCGACCCGCGACCAGGTCGAGGTCGCCTGGGCCGCGCACGGGCTGTCCGCCGTCGTGGTCGAGGAGGACCGGCGCACCGGCAAGCTCACCGCCGTGCCCCGCCACCACCTCAACCGCCGGGTCACGGCGACGAGCGAGTTCCGGCTCACCGGCCCCGCCGCCGGTTCCGACCTGCTCAAGACCTCCGCCGACCCGACCGGCCGCAAGGTCTTCGGCACGCTCAACAACTGCTCCGGCGGCACCACCCCCTGGGGCACCACGCTGCACGGCGAGGAGAACTTCAACCAGTACTTCGCCAACAGCAGCCGGCCCACCGACAAGCGGTACGGCATCGGCACCGGCGCCACCGAGCGCAAGTGGGAGCGGTTCGACAAGCGGTTCGACGTGGCCCAGGAGCCGAACGAGCCGCACCGCTTCGGGTACGTCGTGGAGTTCGACCCGTACGACCCGACCTCCACCCCGCGCAAGCACACCGCCCTCGGCCGCTTCAAGCACGAGGCCGCGACCATCCGGCTCACCGCCGACGGCCGTCCCGTCGTCTACTCCGGTGACGACGAGCGCTTCGACTACTTCTACAAGTTCGTCAGCAGCAAGCGGATGAAGAAGGGGTCGAGCCGCGCCGTCCGCGAGCACAACCTCTCGCTCCTCGACGAGGGCACCCTCTACGTCGCCAAGCTCACCGGCGACTCCCCCGCCATCGAGATCGACGGCACGGGCAAGCTGCCGGCCGACGGTGAGTTCGACGGCAGCGGTGAGTGGATCCCGCTGGCCACCGCCACCGCCAAGGGCGCCGTCTCCCACGTGGACGGCATGACCGCCGACGAGGTCTTCGTCTTCACCCGGCTCGCCGGTGACAAGGTCGGCGCCACCAAGATGGACCGGCCCGAGGACATCGAGCCCAACCCGGTCACCGGCAAGGTCTACGTCGCCCTCACCAACAACTCCAACCGCGGTGTCGGCTCCAACCCCAAGGCGGACGAGGCCAACCCGCGCAACGCCAACAAGCACGGCCAGGTCCTCGAGCTCACCGAGCGCTGGAACCGGCCCGAGAGCACCAAGTTCGCCTGGCTGCTCTTCCTCGTCGCGGGCGACCCGAACGACCCGGCGACCTACTTCGCCGGCTTCCCGAAGGACGACGTCTCCCCGATCTCCTGCCCGGACAACGTCGCCTTCGACCGGTACGGCAACCTGTGGATCTCCACCGACGGCGCCCAGCTCGGCTCGCACGACGGACTGTTCGGCGTGGCGACCAAGGGGGACCGCCGTGGTGAGCTGAAGCAGTTCCTCACCGTCCCGAGCGGTGCCGAGACCTGCGGCCCGATCATCCAGGACCGCCGTGTCCTGGTCGCCGTCCAGCACCCGGGCGAGCTCGACGGCGCGACCGTCGAGAACCCGAAGAGCACCTGGCCCGACGGACCGGGCACGTACGTCCGCCCGGCGGTCGTCGCGGTCTGGCGCGCGGACGGCTGCGACATCGGCGTCTGA
- a CDS encoding FUSC family protein produces MPRTLPIGLAPPDWLVRNLRPQPAPLNRPAVARAAIALTLPLVLGLAAGRPEYGALASMGALSGVISDTAAAYRMRLLNIAIPQLFAAVGITLGSLVYGQGWVTVGALTGVALVSGMISSIGAVASVSGLLLLLNSVIGAGLPMPGPWWLAPLLMTGGGFLVLVLALLAWPLRAGVPERAAVADTYRKVADLLATTTGDALDTPAGATDTYDEARRLVTQSLNQSYDLVLARRARHHGRSPELVRLLAQLNAVTPLVEAAPAVRLSGRPLPAEIPVAVRHLAEAVETGYSGPLGLRLPEPGSEIGRAVDQALRHAADVAGEKSPDALKKAGDRAGRPAPLGVRALRVARNVALSGTSWRYGLRLALCIGIAQALVSLVPVPRSYWVALTITFVLKPDFGSVFSRALLRALGTVVGLVVAAAILTEVPRGWWDVPVMLLLAPLIPVFTPRGYGYQTAAITPVILLLSDTLNHQGADLLVPRLVDSLMGCAIALVAGYLLWPESWHARVGDRLADAVADTAAYVERAFGANPADPADRARTRRRLYRDLSTIRTEFQRALTEPPPVGRRAAAWWPLVVAVERIVDATTAARVRIKQGAEPPSAAEVDQVALQLRELADGLRKTETLYEVRTDLSGPPGSVLEPLRQEVAAARTITSAR; encoded by the coding sequence ATGCCCCGCACGCTCCCCATCGGCCTCGCCCCGCCCGACTGGCTGGTGCGGAACCTCCGGCCGCAGCCCGCGCCGCTCAACCGGCCGGCCGTGGCGCGCGCGGCGATCGCGCTGACGCTGCCGCTCGTGCTCGGCCTCGCCGCCGGCCGGCCCGAGTACGGCGCCCTCGCCTCCATGGGCGCCCTCTCGGGCGTCATCAGCGACACGGCGGCCGCGTACCGGATGCGGCTGCTGAACATCGCGATCCCCCAGCTGTTCGCCGCCGTGGGCATCACCCTCGGTTCGCTGGTGTACGGGCAGGGCTGGGTCACCGTCGGGGCCCTCACCGGGGTCGCGCTGGTCTCCGGGATGATCTCGTCGATCGGCGCCGTGGCCTCCGTATCGGGGCTCCTCCTGCTGCTCAACTCGGTCATCGGCGCGGGGCTGCCGATGCCGGGCCCGTGGTGGCTGGCCCCGCTGCTGATGACCGGCGGCGGCTTCCTCGTCCTCGTCCTGGCCCTGCTCGCGTGGCCGCTGCGGGCGGGCGTGCCGGAACGGGCCGCGGTCGCCGACACCTACCGCAAGGTCGCGGACCTCCTCGCGACGACGACCGGGGACGCCCTGGACACCCCGGCCGGCGCCACGGACACGTACGACGAAGCCCGGCGGCTCGTCACCCAGTCCCTCAACCAGTCCTACGACCTGGTCCTCGCCCGCCGCGCCCGCCACCACGGCCGCAGCCCCGAACTCGTACGCCTGCTGGCCCAGTTGAACGCGGTCACCCCGCTGGTGGAGGCCGCCCCGGCGGTACGGCTGTCCGGCCGGCCGCTGCCCGCGGAGATCCCGGTGGCCGTACGGCATCTCGCGGAGGCCGTGGAGACGGGGTACTCGGGGCCGCTGGGGCTGCGGCTGCCGGAGCCCGGGAGCGAGATCGGGCGGGCGGTCGACCAGGCGCTGCGGCACGCCGCCGACGTCGCCGGCGAGAAGTCGCCGGACGCGCTGAAGAAGGCCGGCGACCGGGCGGGCCGCCCCGCGCCGCTGGGCGTACGCGCCCTCCGGGTCGCCCGGAACGTGGCCCTCTCCGGCACCTCCTGGCGCTACGGTCTGCGCCTCGCGCTGTGCATCGGCATCGCGCAGGCCCTGGTGTCGCTCGTGCCGGTGCCGCGCTCGTACTGGGTGGCGCTGACCATCACCTTCGTCCTGAAGCCGGACTTCGGGTCGGTGTTCTCGCGGGCGCTGCTGCGGGCGCTCGGCACGGTCGTGGGGCTGGTGGTCGCGGCCGCGATCCTCACGGAGGTGCCGCGCGGCTGGTGGGACGTACCGGTGATGCTGCTCCTCGCCCCGCTCATCCCCGTCTTCACGCCCCGGGGCTACGGCTATCAGACGGCCGCCATCACCCCGGTGATCCTGCTGCTCTCGGACACCCTCAACCACCAGGGCGCCGATCTGCTCGTCCCCCGTCTCGTCGACTCCCTCATGGGCTGCGCGATCGCCCTGGTCGCGGGCTATCTGCTCTGGCCGGAGAGCTGGCACGCCCGGGTCGGCGACCGGCTCGCGGACGCCGTCGCCGACACGGCCGCGTACGTCGAACGCGCCTTCGGGGCGAACCCGGCGGACCCCGCCGACCGGGCCCGGACCCGCCGCCGCCTCTACCGCGACCTCTCCACCATCCGTACGGAGTTCCAGCGGGCCCTGACCGAACCGCCGCCCGTCGGCCGCCGCGCCGCCGCCTGGTGGCCCCTGGTCGTGGCGGTCGAGCGGATCGTGGACGCGACGACGGCCGCCCGCGTCCGGATCAAGCAGGGCGCGGAACCGCCGTCCGCCGCCGAGGTCGACCAAGTCGCCCTACAGCTACGGGAGTTGGCGGACGGGCTACGGAAGACCGAGACCCTCTACGAGGTCCGCACCGACCTCAGCGGGCCGCCGGGCAGCGTGCTGGAACCGCTCCGCCAGGAGGTGGCGGCGGCCCGGACGATCACCTCTGCCCGCTGA
- a CDS encoding endonuclease/exonuclease/phosphatase family protein produces the protein MESATIERPDPVPDPAPAAGPRPRKRHGGKAFLAVLLLLGVTLVAGSRAVGIDAFTPVPQLLAFLPWLLAPTALALLLALLSRRWIALTWGVVLLGALAWYIEPYGKASQPTGPVLAEVRVMTSNVQFGHGTDALVKAVRRERPDIVFVEECELTCSAKLRDTLGDLSGRTPDYPHRRSVEGYGSTGSVILSRYPLKSTDPIPGSMGMPGAVADVEGHPVRLQLAHPMPPLPGQLDTWRRELGALRAYAAKDTETPTILAGDFNATQDHAVFRAILDAGMSDAARLTGQDRRPTWPSRTTPRFGVQIDHVLVSEKDFSAREVRFRALSGTDHNAVTVDLALHRRG, from the coding sequence GTGGAGAGCGCGACCATCGAGCGGCCGGACCCCGTCCCGGACCCCGCACCGGCAGCCGGGCCCCGCCCGCGCAAACGGCACGGCGGCAAGGCCTTCCTCGCCGTCCTGCTCCTCCTCGGCGTCACCCTCGTCGCCGGCTCCCGGGCCGTCGGCATCGACGCCTTCACCCCGGTCCCCCAGCTCCTCGCGTTCCTGCCCTGGCTGCTCGCCCCCACCGCCCTCGCCCTCCTCCTCGCGCTCCTCTCCCGCCGCTGGATCGCCCTGACCTGGGGCGTGGTGCTCCTCGGCGCGCTCGCCTGGTACATCGAGCCGTACGGCAAGGCGAGCCAGCCGACCGGGCCGGTCCTCGCCGAGGTGCGGGTGATGACGTCGAACGTGCAGTTCGGCCACGGCACCGACGCCCTCGTCAAGGCCGTACGCCGGGAGCGCCCCGACATCGTCTTCGTCGAGGAGTGCGAACTCACCTGCTCGGCCAAGCTCCGCGACACGCTGGGCGACCTGAGCGGCCGGACCCCGGACTACCCCCACCGCCGGTCCGTCGAGGGCTACGGCTCCACCGGCTCCGTCATCCTCAGCCGGTACCCCCTGAAGTCCACCGACCCGATCCCCGGCTCGATGGGCATGCCGGGCGCCGTCGCCGACGTCGAGGGCCACCCCGTACGCCTCCAGCTGGCGCACCCGATGCCGCCGCTGCCGGGCCAGCTGGACACCTGGCGGCGGGAGCTCGGCGCGCTGCGCGCGTACGCGGCGAAGGACACCGAGACGCCCACCATCCTGGCCGGGGACTTCAACGCCACCCAGGACCACGCGGTCTTCCGCGCCATCCTCGACGCCGGGATGAGCGACGCCGCCCGGCTGACCGGACAGGACCGCAGGCCGACCTGGCCCTCCCGGACGACCCCGAGGTTCGGCGTCCAGATCGACCACGTCCTCGTCTCCGAGAAGGACTTCTCCGCCCGCGAGGTCCGCTTCCGGGCGCTGTCCGGCACCGACCACAACGCCGTCACCGTGGACCTCGCGCTGCACCGGCGCGGGTGA